From a region of the Rhodococcus sp. 4CII genome:
- a CDS encoding acyl-CoA dehydrogenase family protein, with protein sequence MQRTVFNEDHDAFRKTIRDFIAKEVAPVHHEWEGEGHPPRDFYRRLGELGVLGIQVPEEFGGGGEKSFKFAAVVGEETAAAGVTFGSYSVHTNLILPYLLEYANDEQKQRWLPGFASGDIMFAIAMTEPGTGSDLANIATTAKLSADGSHYVLSGAKTFITGGALADRILVVCRTAPSTPEDRRAGLTILVVDTTAEGFAVGRKIEKIGLKASDTAELSFTDVTVPVADRLGEEGAGFSYLTHNLAQERLSIALGGSATAAAALQHAIAYVKERKVFGKPVAAFQNTKFVLAECATEVEAIQLMADRALELHDAGELTVADAAKAKLFCTEAAGRVIDKCLQLHGGYGYILEYPIARLYADTRVSRIYGGTSEVMKTIIAKDLGL encoded by the coding sequence GTGCAGCGTACGGTGTTCAACGAAGATCACGACGCATTCCGGAAGACGATCCGCGACTTCATCGCCAAGGAAGTCGCTCCCGTCCACCACGAGTGGGAGGGTGAGGGGCATCCGCCGCGCGACTTCTACCGCCGCCTCGGCGAGCTCGGGGTACTCGGGATCCAGGTGCCGGAGGAGTTCGGCGGCGGCGGTGAGAAGAGTTTCAAGTTCGCCGCGGTGGTCGGCGAGGAGACGGCGGCCGCCGGAGTCACGTTCGGCAGCTATTCCGTGCACACCAACCTCATCCTGCCGTACCTGCTGGAGTACGCGAACGACGAGCAGAAGCAGCGGTGGCTCCCCGGATTCGCTTCCGGCGACATCATGTTCGCCATCGCGATGACCGAGCCGGGCACCGGTTCGGACCTCGCGAACATCGCGACGACGGCCAAATTGTCGGCGGACGGGTCGCACTACGTCCTCAGCGGCGCGAAGACGTTCATCACCGGCGGCGCGCTCGCCGACCGGATCCTCGTGGTGTGCCGCACCGCGCCCAGCACTCCCGAGGACCGCCGGGCCGGCCTGACCATCCTCGTCGTGGACACGACCGCCGAGGGTTTCGCGGTGGGCCGCAAGATCGAGAAGATCGGCCTGAAGGCGTCGGACACCGCCGAACTGTCCTTCACCGACGTGACGGTGCCGGTGGCGGACCGCCTCGGCGAGGAAGGGGCCGGTTTCAGCTACCTCACCCACAACCTCGCACAGGAACGTCTCTCCATCGCGCTCGGCGGGTCGGCGACCGCGGCCGCGGCCTTGCAGCACGCGATCGCGTACGTCAAGGAGCGCAAGGTGTTCGGCAAGCCCGTCGCGGCGTTCCAGAACACCAAGTTCGTGCTCGCCGAGTGCGCCACCGAGGTGGAGGCGATCCAGTTGATGGCCGATCGTGCGCTCGAACTGCACGACGCCGGCGAACTGACGGTCGCCGACGCCGCGAAGGCGAAGCTGTTCTGCACCGAGGCCGCAGGCCGCGTCATCGACAAGTGCCTGCAGCTGCACGGCGGGTACGGCTACATCCTCGAATACCCCATCGCCCGGTTGTACGCGGACACGCGCGTCTCCCGCATCTACGGCGGCACGAGCGAGGTCATGAAGACGATCATCGCGAAGGATCTCGGCCTCTGA